DNA sequence from the Scylla paramamosain isolate STU-SP2022 chromosome 4, ASM3559412v1, whole genome shotgun sequence genome:
ATTATACCCGTTTCCCAAATTATTTGATGAATGGGTATTATTTTAGGAGAGAACTATAATGCTTTCTCTACACATTTAGGAGTATTGCTTTTGATTACCTTTATGGATACTCTATTGAAGTTTTTGTCAGAAATTAATAGTTTCCGTGATATAGCAAATTTTTGTTAGATGATATGTGTAGGTTAGTTGAGTCAAGTTATGTTACGTCAGgctaggtcatgttaggttatgcttggtcaggttagattaggactGCCTTCTTTTAAGCCATCATCTCTATTCAAGTACCTTAAAATGACCATTTTCATGGTACCTGTCTATAAACCTCACCTCCTAACAAGTCCCCAAGATCATAGggggatgagggaagaagaggcaaaACTAAGTATTTCCAACATGTTATGCTCAAaattgtcatatatatatatatatatatatatatatatatatatatatatatatatatatatatatatatatatatatatatatatatatatatatatcatagttTTATATTAAAAATGCAGTTTGGTCCTATTATAAAAATTTACTGGTGAATGTCACATTTTGCCATTATATTAAGAAATGGTTGTAGAGTTGTGTGCCACAGAGATATTTTAAATATCCCAACAAATATCTGAAATATTGAATAGTCAAGTTTTTAACCCCCTGTCCAATAGATGTGCTTTCATTAATAATGCTCCTAATAGTATAACACAAAGCAATGTAAGGCTGAAATAGGAACATCATTGGTAACATTACAACttaagacaggaattggaaaaaataaagattatttttctggtaaattcacAGGGTTTGGCGATCTGTAAAAGACATTCTTTGGCAAACTAACACTAATATGTATTACTTGAATATAGTTGCATAGTTATAGTCAACCATTTGAAAAAAATCTGTATATATTGGTCTAGGCTGCCCCAGCCCTGTCCAATGTGTGCGCACCCTTCTCCcgtctttattattcatttcaaCCCAAATCTGATTCTTGTTTCTGTCATATTTCTTGCCTATGTCAACctgcaaataaaaagaaattacaataaataagATGTAAAGTATCCacaccacaaaaacaaaaacagacattCCTTTGCTTTTCATAAGAAAATgctgctttctttcacttttctttcttctcacctAGTTATCTTAGTAATTAGAATAGATTTTGTAAATATTGGGATATTTTAGGGAAAAGGTTAAGGATCAACAAGAAACTAACTCTGAAACCCAAGTATTGTCAAGTTCTATGTATATGTTTTTTGAAATGCATAGTGCGTACCTATTGAATAGGGTATGTACTCATTGGACTCCTTACCCTaaattggagaaaaaaaagcatcaaaGAAAGAATACGGCTTGTTCTGCTTGTGAATATGAGATTGAGGATAGAGAACATTTCCTTCTATATTGGCCAGCGTATAGTGACATGCAAGTAGAAGACCCAGCACTGCACAAGccttatataaaaaataaagaggaaattcTAGCCAAGATACTTTTATTTAGTGTCAGTACAGAAGCAgtaaaggaagcaagaaaaggtTAAGTGATGAGATTGtggaacaaaagacaaaaatatccAATCTAAAACAAACTAATATCAGCAAGGAAAGAGCAgcctactactgttactaccaccaccaccattactactaggGACCAAATTATATTTCTCCCCCTCAGATATTGCTCTGACTGGTTATGTTCTCATATTGCTTGGGGCTTATATGAATAACCTGAGCCTATTAATTTTCATACCTGGCTCTTTATATCTTGGCAAAATATGATGTTTTCATATGGTGATCTACACAGTGAAAGGAGCAACAGTGAAATTAATTAAGTGAatgaatctaaacctaacccaaccctcaaacaaaaacactagtgtTAGCTCAATATTACCCTACTAATTTCCAGACAGATTATTTATATCTCAGCAaaatatgatgttttttttcatatcatggGAGTGGCAATTAAGcaggtttctttttttctccttaagtCATAGgtagaaggaaatacaaaaacaggaagggagtttcagagtttaccagttgcttttattatttttattgtttcataATTATTCTCCCTCTGCACACAGGGAAGGAAGTTGAGAGCTGCCAGCATGACCACATTGAGACCCTTCCGTTGTGAGGACATGTTCCACTTCAACAATGTCAACCTGGACCCACTCACAGAGACTTATGGCCTCTCCTTCTACCTGCAGTACCTCGCTCATTGGCCTGAATATTTCCAGGTGGCAGAGTCTTCTAGTGGAGTCATCATGGGATATAGTATGTATATCACTTTATGTTTGCAAGTAATGTTGGTTccactcattatcatcattatttccttaCCCACCCAGACTCCTCACTGAAAGCACTGCAGAGtcgatggtagtggtgctggtatGAATTATTGCAACTCTAATTGCAATAATTAGAGCTTAAACTTAATAAAGTGTGGTTAAAGGCTGTTAATGGGCATCAGAGTGATGGGGAATTGTGAACACTTATACCAGCCATCATGTGCATGATGCCCAGGGACCTGAGTCAGCCTGGGATGTGGCTGCATCACCAGAAAGATCTTTTGGCTGGCTCAGCTCTCCCACTCTCTGGCACCTCACCCTTTGCCAGCTTAATGAAGTTCCAACTAATGtgaaatattactaaaaaaccTTGAAACCCCCTCCTGCAGGTTCAGGGTCTTCAACTTCATCCCCTCTTCCCTCAAGAGCTTCCCTTGCACTGTGCTGTGAGGATGTGATTCTCTGAGAAGTGTTACTTGTTCTGGTTGAAGATTGGGAGGTTCAGCCTTTGCAGTGGCACTCTCTGATGTGCTCTTGTttatggtttctttttttttttttttgtggtcaaatgccacttaattttctttgtgcttttctcttttcttttaaaatctttatggtattttttatttatttatttatttatttatttatttatttgattttttttaaggatcTCACCAATaatcttattattctttatatCTCGTGTTTGTAATTGGTCCACTTGTGTGCTATGGCCTTCATATGTTCCCCTACCCTTGTTAACAACCAGTCCATTCCCCTTCTCTTGAACCAAGCTGCTGCAGGTAAACCAAGTCTGTGTGTTGCTGCATAATGTGTGGCAGCTAGGGTGAGAGTGATGGATTGGACTGTAAAAGTTATCTACCACACCCTGAggttctctctcactctatatAAGCAACACAGTGCCATCCACAAACAGACACGGTCCCACACCCTGCTGCAATTCAGGCTAATAAAGGTGCTGGATTGGCACTAACTACTATGGTTTGACAACATCATACTAGGTAAGGTTATTTCAGCACCAGTTACTTTTTATGCAAGAAGGGTACTTGCCAAGGGGTGCAAAactttgggaaaaaaaaactgaggtgcAAGTTCCTAAAGGGGAGGGACAAAAAGCATTATCCAAAATTGGAAAGGGGTCATGAAGTTTTCTTCTTGAAAGAAATTGCTATAGgtagggggaaatacagaagcaggcagggagttccagaattttgtaatgaaagaggtgaaagactgagaatattggttaagtCTTGTGCATTGAggctgtggaaggagggaaggcaattTGTCAAAtacatcacacatcacacattCACAGTGAATGTTTAAGCTTCCATCTCTTGGCTTGAGCAATCATAAAAAATAACTAGAAAGTTGTGTGTCATCTGCCTTCACTTCTGTATATTGCCAAGTAACTAGGTAAATAGTACACTTATACTGTACAATTTTTCTTATGCACCTCATAAGCAAAATCTTCAGGGTTAGTAACAggagaggacaagaaataatgggttcaagcttgatcaagttacatttaaaaagaaaagtagtagttgGTTCTTAATTATTGGTAGATGAACGGAATAAACttggtaatcaggttgttagtgccaagttattagggagctttaaaagaggattaaaTTCATGTataaggatgataggtggaaataggtaagtatttttttttatatgaggactgccatgtgtaggcctgatggcttcttacagcttcccctattttcttatattcttattattagTTAAGTGAAGAGTCTTATGCTATTCAAACAACTTGCAATGGAAATGTGTTGAAGTAAATATACAGTTTTTCTCACAATTAACATTAACAAAGTGCTGTGTGAGTGTCAGTGCTGGTGATGGAATGCCACTTGGTCCTCTCCTCTGCCCTTCTTGCTGCTTGTTTGATGCTTCAAACACATCAGTACTCAGACTCTCCAGATACTTCAGCTTTTAGTTCTCTTTGGTCTCTTGACCTTCCTTCCATTGTGCTCATCAGACAGTTCTCTACTCTGTTTTCCCATATTACATGCTCAATATATCTAATTTGTTTCCTCACCTAATTGTTATCATCTATCTCCTCTGCCTCATTTCACATTGCTGTTAAGTATTGTGTCTGAGAGTATTGATATGATACTATAACTCAGTGTCAGCCATCAGCCTTCCTCCTGCAAAGCCCAGGAATTCCACTGAATTTTTTGGAAGAAATGTGCATCCTTGTAAGGTGTCCAGTAAACATTGTGGGCAAGTGTTCAGACTAATCCTGAGCTGGTCAAGAGATTTTTTATTATGGGATCATTGCCACAACTGTTACAGAGTCAGGTTTTGCTTTTTCAGGACCAATTAAATATAGAGCTTGGTGTATCATAGTACATTTGAATACATATATGAAATCTGATGTATATGATATTTAATTATGAtgcatatatataattctttagATAATTAAGATTATAGGTTACTTAATTTAATAGTATTTTTATACATGAGATGGATGagatagaatatatatatatatatatatatatatatatatatacacgtatatacacacacacacacacacacacacacacacattatatatatgtatgtaatacATACATATTGTATGTTTATATTAGTCATgagtttacttgtttgttatgCTTTGTAAATACTGGACATTTTGGCATGTGTTTTGAAACTCGGCTGTCTCATTGTGACTGCTTTCAAAGgtcacatagatgattagctgggttttcaagactgcttctcctgttaataatgtggaaatcttgttaatttgtcactttaaccataaaaacaaccttaaaaaacaTGTAacatcaactagagccttttgaatgtagtaaaGGTGCAGCACAGgagagtttcagaatatgatcctttGTGTAGAGTCTCCTTCACTTCCAGATTCATCACTTAGCATTACCAGTGTGTGAATCACCTGCTGTAAACCACCCTGCCTGATTTAGCTCTTATACAAGGCACATCCCAGTCAGTGTGAGTGAGCAGAAAGGCGGTGGAGGGAATGGTGGCATTTGTTTCAGATACCAACGAAGCAAGCAGTTCACAGCAGGCTCTTCACATATTGTCATTGCTGATTGGTGAACATGGAAATGGAGGAAGCTGTATATGTGAATGAGAGTTTGCTTTGTGTACTTGTCAGTGAGGGTCTGACAATTTCCTTTGTGTACGTGTCAGTGAGAATTTGCCTGTTTCCCACAGTCATGGGGAAGGCCGAAGGTCATGGGGACAACTGGCATGGCCATGTGACGGCACTCACCGTGGCACCAGAATACAGACGCCTGGGCCTGGCCAAACAGCTCATGGCCATTCTGGAGGACATCTCAGAAAAGTAATGACATGCCAACTTCAAtaagcccccccccccccttttttttttccccaatttattgttatttatttatttatttatctatttattttatatatttattttatttatttatttattttattttatttatttatttttcccctaaACCAGAGCcactgtttaaaaaaaaataagtgtaatATTACCTCAACACTTCCCCTTACAagtatacagtggaacctcagttcctGAACTTGGTTCCTCGGTTCCTGGATGCCAttcgaaatccaaaatgttaaaaaatcgaaactattttccccataggaatcaatgtgaaatggattaatccattcccagacaccagtcaaCACTGTCTTAGTGGCTTACGACAGATGCTCCCACAACCAAGATGGTCGcttcacatctccagctcacaaattatttatccagaaaggatgtaatgaattaacttagtgacacaaaactcatcagaggataaaaaagaccatgcaggtattctctttgtcaccagtctagtgagggaagctttACAGAGGAACATagaaaggagcaacccacttaccaccaaaatgaaggtgatcataacacttagacatcttgctgctgggaaaagctactggaaaaatgcagttgtgtggtagtgatggcattgggggTCATTGAGGGAaccacaggtggctcaggataactcctgagcgccaaaaactgtttgtttacatcgaggctttTCAGTGGGATctcatttaacttatttcatagactgaattactgtcttatactctgtctctctcatccaaGTATATGAAAATGAAGTAGTAAGGCCCtcttaaaagaaagaaaagtcattTTACCTCAGTACTTTACCATTACAAGCAGTTTGAATAATGTGACTTTTCACATTAACTTCCAAattggaacacattctgactctcttcccttttgcagagatctccattcttggagacttcaatgttcatcaccagctttgggtttcctctcccttcactgaccatcctggtgaactagccttcaactttgctatcctccacgacctagagcaattggtgtaattctctactcatattcctgaccatcttggagatacacccaacattcttgaccttttcctgactgctaatccttctgcttatgctgtcaccctctctcctctgttgggctcctccaaccacaatctcatatctgtatcttgtcctatcactccagttcctcctcaggatccccctaagcaaaggtgcctctggcattttgcctctgctagttggggggacctgaggaggtattttgctgattttcctgatttttcttggaatgactactgcttccatgtcagagactcATCTGTGTGTGCCGagtacataacagaggtgatagtgtctggcatggaagcgtacattcctcactctttttctcgacctaaaccttccaaaccttggtttaatacaacTTGTTCTCAtggtatacatgatagagaggtggcccacaaaaggtacttaagcctttcatcaccagaatctcatgcactttatatttctgccaggaaccatgccaattctgttctctaactagccaaaaactccataattaacagaaagtgtcaaaatctttcaagatctaactccccttgtgacttctggcatctatccaaaaatatctccaataactttgcttcttcttctttccctcctttatttcaaccagatgataccactgctgtcacatctatctctaaagcagAACtattcactcaaacctttgctaaaaactctaccttggacaattcaaggcttgttcctccctctcccccatcctctgactacttcatgctacctattaaaattcttcgcagtgatgttttccatgccctcactggcctaaacccttggaaggcttagaATGGGA
Encoded proteins:
- the LOC135099874 gene encoding N-alpha-acetyltransferase 20-like isoform X3 → MTTLRPFRCEDMFHFNNVNLDPLTETYGLSFYLQYLAHWPEYFQVAESSSGVIMGYIMGKAEGHGDNWHGHVTALTVAPEYRRLGLAKQLMAILEDISEKKRCYFVDLFVRVSNLVAITMYKKLGYIVYRTVLQYYSGDPDEDAYDMRKALSRDTQQKSVIPLTHPVRPEDIE
- the LOC135099874 gene encoding N-alpha-acetyltransferase 20-like isoform X2 gives rise to the protein MGRKLRAASMTTLRPFRCEDMFHFNNVNLDPLTETYGLSFYLQYLAHWPEYFQVAESSSGVIMGYIMGKAEGHGDNWHGHVTALTVAPEYRRLGLAKQLMAILEDISEKKRCYFVDLFVRVSNLVAITMYKKLGYIVYRTVLQYYSGDPDEDAYDMRKALSRDTQQKSVIPLTHPVRPEDIE